The Streptomyces sp. NBC_00576 genome contains the following window.
ACATGACGGACAACTCGATGCGTCTCGACCATGTCGTCCTCTGGGTACGCGATCCGCTCGCCGCTGCCGACTTCTACGAGCAGGCGGTCGGCATGGAGCCATTGAGGATCACCGAATTCGCCGCGGGAACGGTGTCGTTTCCCTCCGTACGCCTCAACGAGGAGACCATCTTCGACCTCGCGCCGTTCTCGCTGGCGGAGCGCATGAACATGCTCCCCGGGTCCGCCGACAGCGCGGGCCGCCCCGTCAACCACGTATGCCTGTCCCTGCCTGCGGACTCCTTCGACGCCCTGCGAAGCCGCCTGCGGGAACGGGACGTACCCGTCTCGGACTTCTCGTACGACTCCTACGGGGCCCGTGGCATGGCGCGGCGCAGTTTCTACTTCCGTGACCCCGACAGCAACATCTTCGAGGTGCGGTACTACGCATGAGGATCACCGTTCAGCTCCTTCGGCTCGGCCGCTCGCCTCCGCCGCCCGGGCCCGCCGTAGGCCGCTGCGTGTGAACAACGCCAGCGCGCCCGCGGGTATCAGCAGGCATGCGGCGCCGAGATTGAGCCACCCATAGCCGGCCTGGGCCATCACGAGCCCGGCGGTTGCCCCGCCGAGGCCCGCCAAGGTGTTCATGACGAGGTCGGAAAGCCCCTGGGCGGCAGCGCGCGCCGCCTCGGGCACGGAGTCCGTGAGGAGGGCGGACCCGGAGACCAGCCCGGCCGACCAGCCCAGCCCCAGGACGAAGAGCCCCAACGCGACGCGGCCGTGACTGCCGTCGGCCGTGCCCGCGAGGAACGCGGCGCAGGCCAGCAGCCCCACGGCGAGACCGATGCCGGACAACCGCCCGACCCGGTCGGACAACCGCCCCATGAGCGGCGAGAACGCGTACATGCCCGCGATGTGGCCACTGATGACCAGCCCGATCAGATCGATACTCGCGCCGTGGTGCCCGAGCGCGACCGGGGTCATCGACATGACCGAGACCATGGCCGTGTGGCACACGGCCACCGTCACGAGCGCGAGCCGGGCGCGCGGCGAGGCTGCGACGGCGGTGAGACCGGCCCGCAGGGACCGGCCCTCGGCCGACCGCTCCTCCGCCGGGGCGAGTGCACGGGCCGTGAGCAGCGGATCGGGGCGCAACAGGACGGCCACCGTCACCGCCGCCACCAGGAAGATCCCGGCCGCCCAGAGAAAGGGGCCCGCGGTCGCGGGTATCCCGAGTCCGGACACACTGCGCCCCGCGGGCGCGGCGATGTTCGGTCCGAGGACCGCCCCTATCGTCGTCGCCCACACGACGTTCGAGATGGCTCGGGCCCGCCTGTGCGGCTCGGCGAGATCGGCGGCCGCGAACCGCGCCCCAAGATTCGCCGACGAGGCCGCGCCGAACCCGGCCATGCCGCACAGCAGCAGCGGAAAGCTGCCGATGACTGCCGAGACCACGACGACACCCGCCCCGAGGGCACCGACGAGATACCCCAGGACCAGTCCGGGCCGCCGCCCGCGCGCGGTCATCAGCGCCGCCAGCGGCAGCGAGGCCAGCGCGGTGCCCGTGACCATCGCGGTGGGCGCGAGCCCGGACAGCGACTCGGTGCCGCTGATCCGCTGGGCCAGTACGGAAGCGAGCGCGACCCCGGTCGCCACTCCGAGGCCGCCGAGAATCTGACTCGCGACAAGCACACCGGAAACGCGACGCCGCAGCGCGGCCCGCTGTTCGCCTGCATCGGGCGCGCCGACACTCCGTTCGACGGCGGTCATCGCGGCCCGCCCGCGCGGGCGCAGGATGTGGTCACTGGCGCGGTCCCCCCTACTTCCGCACAGCGTCCCCCTACGGAACTCTTCCCGTACGGGACTGTCCCCCTCGTACTGCTGGGTCTCCCTACTGATGAAACCCTCGGGCCCTGCGGCTGAAACCCTCAGAACAGCGGCTCGGGCAGCACCCCTTCGAGCGCGAGCAGTTTCCGCTTGGTCTCCAGACCGCCCCCGAAGCCGCCGAGGCCGCCGTCGCTCTCCACGACCCGATGGCAGGGCACCACGACCGGCAGCGGATTGGCGCCCATCGCCGCGCCCACCGCCTGGGCCGCGCCCGGCTGGCCGACCCGGCCGGCCAGGTCGCCG
Protein-coding sequences here:
- a CDS encoding VOC family protein → MTDNSMRLDHVVLWVRDPLAAADFYEQAVGMEPLRITEFAAGTVSFPSVRLNEETIFDLAPFSLAERMNMLPGSADSAGRPVNHVCLSLPADSFDALRSRLRERDVPVSDFSYDSYGARGMARRSFYFRDPDSNIFEVRYYA
- a CDS encoding MFS transporter, whose protein sequence is MTAVERSVGAPDAGEQRAALRRRVSGVLVASQILGGLGVATGVALASVLAQRISGTESLSGLAPTAMVTGTALASLPLAALMTARGRRPGLVLGYLVGALGAGVVVVSAVIGSFPLLLCGMAGFGAASSANLGARFAAADLAEPHRRARAISNVVWATTIGAVLGPNIAAPAGRSVSGLGIPATAGPFLWAAGIFLVAAVTVAVLLRPDPLLTARALAPAEERSAEGRSLRAGLTAVAASPRARLALVTVAVCHTAMVSVMSMTPVALGHHGASIDLIGLVISGHIAGMYAFSPLMGRLSDRVGRLSGIGLAVGLLACAAFLAGTADGSHGRVALGLFVLGLGWSAGLVSGSALLTDSVPEAARAAAQGLSDLVMNTLAGLGGATAGLVMAQAGYGWLNLGAACLLIPAGALALFTRSGLRRARAAEASGRAEGAER